In Prunus dulcis chromosome 1, ALMONDv2, whole genome shotgun sequence, the following are encoded in one genomic region:
- the LOC117625750 gene encoding B3 domain-containing protein At5g24050-like encodes MLAEVATQQLMELGNGNGLTTKWVFDEKAVLAEFISFCAKKKRSEFKTFHFSDINIPKKKRSSMRRTQRRFLPHASHDSVLSISCMNMKRKRLSAHSGSDHGHEDNNNEALVQKKQKLVHVKSTADVKSPSSLKREMPQDMKNRISSIGGGDLKLVIEKELFDTDVADNNQRFSIPMKQVKEDFLSEKDQTELKLRNGHNQKHLVGIPVKVLDPSLKEYTLRLKKWTMGGSIVYNLVSGWREIAKANKLKTGDTLQLWSFRDDSNKLGFALVKVSTTTMEVDQSGPGARTSSQNGTNSHTLSTAKVNSLKTSDDTVQCWSIKCKSQFRFALVKVSKTKVEVQQCRHGASTCSSSQNGQTGSSVSCISHDC; translated from the coding sequence ATGTTGGCTGAAGTTGCAACCCAACAATTGATGGAGTTGGGGAATGGGAATGGACTCACAACCAAGTGGGTTTTTGACGAAAAAGCTGTTCTTGCAGAATTCATCAGTTTCTGtgctaaaaagaaaaggtcagAGTTCAAAACATTCCACTTCAGTGACATTAACATACCCAAGAAGAAAAGGTCAAGTATGAGGAGGACTCAAAGAAGGTTTTTGCCACATGCTTCTCATGATTCTGTCCTAAGTATAAGTTGTATGAATATGAAAAGGAAGAGGCTTTCTGCTCATTCTGGGAGTGATCATGGTCATGAAGACAACAACAATGAAGCACTAgtgcaaaagaaacaaaagctgGTTCATGTCAAAAGTACTGCAGATGTAAAGTCACCATCATCACTGAAACGAGAGATGCCTCAAGACATGAAAAACAGGATTAGTAGCATTGGTGGTGGAGACCTCAAATTGGTGATCGAGAAGGAACTTTTTGATACTGATGTCGCCGACAATAACCAACGGTTTTCCATACCGATGAAACAAGTTAAAGAGGATTTTCTTAGCGAAAAGGATCAGACTGAGTTGAAGCTACGTAATGGTCACAATCAGAAGCATCTTGTTGGTATACCTGTTAAAGTGTTGGATCCATCTCTAAAGGAGTACACTTTACGCCTCAAGAAATGGACCATGGGAGGTAGTATTGTGTACAATCTGGTTTCAGGTTGGAGAGAAATTGCCAAGGCAAACAAATTGAAGACCGGTGATACACTGCAGCTATGGTCATTCCGAGATGACTCCAACAAGCTTGGCTTTGCACTTGTTAAAGTTAGCACCACAACAATGGAGGTTGATCAAAGTGGACCTGGTGCAAGAACCAGTAGCCAAAATGGGACAAACAGTCACACTCTCTCAACTGCCAAAGTAAATTCACTGAAGACATCTGATGACACAGTGCAGTGTTGGTCGATCAAGTGTAAATCCCAGTTTCGCTTTGCACTTGTTAAGGTTAGCAAGACCAAGGTGGAGGTTCAACAATGTAGACACGGTGCAAGCACTTGTAGCAGTAGCCAAAATGGGCAAACGGGCTCCTCCGTTTCATGTATCAGCCATGACTGTTAA
- the LOC117619988 gene encoding disease resistance protein RUN1-like, producing MQPMRTRKTDEASSSSSSCSSSKRWRYDVFISFRGEDTRKNFTGHLYVALKEAGINTFIDDDELRRGEDIGAELVRAIQGSRISVIIFSSRYADSGWCLEELVKIMECKRTLGQIVLPIFYDVDPSDVRKQTGSFAQSFHKHRDTDHNKVQRWRAALHEAANLSGWDLRNTLDGHEANFIRNIIKEITRRFNNTYLHVAPYQVGIDFRVQAISECLGVGFDDVRIIGISGMGGMGKTTVAKAIYNEFYDRFDGKSFLERVREKQLVGLQKQLLFDILKPTKIKVSSVAEGINVIGKRLGSLKVLLIVDDIDSVEQLDALAIKHDTFGQGSRIIITTRDEHLLNTLEVDQIYRVQPMEEEEALELLSWHAFKNGSPNQGYFKLAREVVDYCGGLPLALQVLGCFLGTRSIGEWESTLGKLKKIPCHEIHNQLKISYDGLSDDYERDIFRDIACFFIGMDKNYVTQILDGCGFFAEIGIKVLLERCLVFVDEKNKLMMHDLLRDMGREIERAESPKYPGKRRRLWHPEDVKSVLINKSGTEEIEGLALNLPSTEETSFSTEAFTNMKRLRLLKLNYVQLTGEYKYLSKNLRWLCWYGFPLEFIPKDLCQTNIVAIDMQYTSLRQVLCTDSELLEKLKILNLSHSHYLTQSPDFSKLPNLENLILKDCKSLSKVHKSIGDLKNLTLVNLKDCQMLKGLPKSFYKLKSVRTIVLNGCSRFEILDEKLGKLVSLTTFLADKTAITSVPSSIVRLKKLEQLSLCELKRSLQLPPSLRGLCSLTHLSLSNCNLNALPKDLGSIFSLKRLYLSQNSFQSLPNLSGLSNLTTLSLDDCNLTDDAIDSMNLGSLSSLCNLGLRYNHFHTLPSLSGLAKLENLYLDHCTNLREIKDLPTGMENLFASHCTALERIPKFSEMPLENVEIDDSPKLIEFPGLDRALNLGMSLSMKRRNNISDILLEESMLQGWNGPTQLILGGSDIPQWFKHVGEGGQVHFEVPLGCSLTSLAICMVYCSCDAKLTTASFCVINHTKCASFVAKINFLVASSEDFLWLGHLSNYELNLEGGDSVDVLAEIPGFWVKKIGIRLVNDKFINEKDSFDICYSIPYLSPQRRFSVDVDDDDDNKDDEDNESDDDDDDEDEDEDEDKDDNNDDDDNDDDDDDDDDDQDSAPPKNKD from the exons ATGCAACCAATGCGTACCAGAAAAACCGATGAAGCCTCCTCTTCATCCTCATCATGCTCTTCCTCAAAACGTTGGAGGTACGACGTGTTCATAAGCTTTAGAGGCGAAGACACACGCAAAAACTTCACAGGCCACCTCTACGTGGCACTAAAAGAGGCTGGAATCAACACGTttattgatgatgatgagttaAGAAGAGGGGAAGATATAGGAGCCGAACTTGTGCGGGCAATCCAAGGGTCTAGGATCTCTGTCATCATCTTCTCCAGCCGGTATGCGGATTCTGGATGGTGTCTTGAGGAGCTGGTTAAGATCATGGAGTGTAAAAGAACACTTGGGCAAATAGTTTTGCCAATATTCTATGATGTTGATCCCTCAGATGTCAGGAAACAGACTGGTAGTTTTGCACAATCATTTCATAAACACAGAGATACAGATCATAATAAGGTACAGAGGTGGAGAGCTGCTCTTCATGAAGCTGCAAATTTATCTGGCTGGGATCTTAGAAACACTCTGGATGG GCATGAAGCAAATTTTATAAGGAATATCATTAAGGAGATCACTAGACGATTTAACAACACCTACTTACATGTAGCCCCTTACCAAGTTGGAATAGATTTTCGCGTGCAAGCTATCAGTGAATGTTTGGGCGTTGGATTCGATGATGTTCGCATAATAGGAATTTCCGGTATGGGCGGAATGGGTAAAACAACAGTTGCAAAAGCCATATATAACGAATTTTACGATAGGTTTGATGGTAAAAGTTTCCTTGAAAGGGTGAGGGAAAAGCAACTGGTTGGCCTGCAAAAACAACTTCTTTTTGATATCTTGAAACCAACCAAGATAAAGGTAAGTAGTGTTGCTGAAGGGATCAATGTGATAGGAAAAAGGCTTGGAAGCTTAAAGGTACTTCTCATAGTTGACGATATAGATAGTGTGGAGCAGCTAGATGCTTTAGCTATAAAACATGACACCTTTGGTCAAGGGAGTAGAATTATTATAACAACAAGAGATGAACATTTGCTCAATACACTTGAAGTTGACCAGATATATCGAGTGCAACcaatggaagaagaagaagctctTGAGCTACTTAGCTGGCATGCCTTTAAAAATGGTTCTCCTAATCAAGGATATTTCAAGCTCGCAAGAGAAGTTGTTGATTACTGTGGAGGATTGCCACTGGCTCTTCAAGTTTTAGGTTGTTTTTTGGGTACAAGAAGCATAGGAGAATGGGAAAGTAcattgggtaaattgaaaaaaattccttGTCATGAAATTCATAATCAGCTCAAAATAAGCTATGATGGGCTAAGTGATGACTACGAGAGGGATATATTCCGTGATATAGCTTGTTTCTTTATTGGAATGGACAAGAACTATGTCACACAAATATTGGATGGTTGTGGCTTTTTTGCGGAAATAGGAATCAAGGTCCTGCTTGAACGTTGCCTTGTATTCGTTGAtgaaaaaaacaagttgatgaTGCATGATTTGCTTCGAGACATGGGCAGAGAAATCGAGCGTGCAGAGTCTCCTAAGTATCCTGGAAAACGGAGGAGATTGTGGCATCCTGAAGATGTAAAATCAGTATTGATAAACAAATCT GGaactgaagaaattgaaggacTTGCTTTAAATTTGCCAAGTACTGAAGAGACTAGTTTCAGTACAGAAGCATTTACAAATATGAAGCGACTGAGATTGCTCAAACTCAACTACGTGCAGCTCACTGGAGAATACAAATATCTTTCCAAAAATTTGAGATGGCTCTGCTGGTATGGATTTCCTCTAGAGTTCATACCAAAGGACTTGTGTCAGACAAACATAGTTGCTATTGACATGCAATATACTAGCCTCAGACAAGTTCTTTGTACGGATTCGGAG CTGCTTGAGAAGTTGAAGATTCTAAATCTCAGTCATTCTCATTACTTAACACAATCACCAGACTTTTCAAAACTCCCAAATCTTGAGAACTTGATACTCAAAGATTGTAAGAGTTTGTCCAAGGTTCACAAGTCCATTGGGGATCTCAAAAATCTTACTTTGGTAAATTTGAAAGACTGCCAAATGCTTAAGGGTCTCCCAAAGAGTTTCTATAAGTTGAAATCTGTTAGAACTATTGTTCTTAATGGTTGTTCACGATTTGAAATCTTGGATGAGAAGTTAGGGAAGCTGGTATCATTGACAACTTTTCTTGCAGATAAGACAGCTATAACAAGCGTACCATCTTCCATAGTACGTCTGAAGAAGCTTGAACAATTGTCTCTATGTGAACTGAAACGTTCTTTGCAGCTACCTCCTTCGTTACGGGGTTTGTGCTCTTTAACGCATTTATCTCTTAGCAACTGCAATTTAAATGCACTTCCTAAGGATCTTGGGAGTATATTCTCATTAAAAAGATTATATCTATCTCAAAATAGTTTTCAGAGCCTTCCAAACCTCAGTGGCCTTTCCAACCTTACAACGCTATCATTGGATGACTGTAATTTAACGGATGATGCAATTGATTCTATGAATCTTGGGAGTCTATCTTCTTTGTGCAACTTAGGCCTTCGATACAATCATTTTCATACCCTTCCAAGCCTGAGTGGCCTTGCCAAGCTTGAAAATTTGTATTTGGATCATTGCACAAACCTTCGTGAAATCAAAGATTTACCAACAGGTATGGAAAACCTATTCGCCAGTCATTGCACTGCATTGGAAagaatcccaaaattttcagaaatgcCACTGGAAAATGTGGAAATAGACGATTCCCCCAAACTCATTGAGTTTCCAGGCTTAGATAGGGCGTTAAACTTGGGCATGTCATTATCAATGAAAAGGCGCAATAATATCAGTGATATCCTGCTTGAGGAGAGCATGCTacag GGATGGAATGGACCTACTCAACTTATTCTAGGTGGAAGTGATATTCCCCAGTGGTTCAAGCATGTTGGGGAAGGTGGCCAAGTCCATTTTGAAGTGCCTCTTGGTTGTAGTTTAACATCGTTGGCTATATGCATGGTTTATTGTTCTTGTGATGCCAAGTTAACTACTGCTTCTTTTTGTGTTATTAATCATACCAAGTGTGCTAGTTTCGTAGCCAAAATAAACTTCTTAGTAGCTTCCAGTGAAGATTTTCTTTGGCTTGGACATTTATCAAACTATGAGTTGAATTTGGAAGGGGGCGACTCCGTGGATGTTCTTGCAGAAATTCCAGGTTTCTGGGTGAAGAAAATAGGGATCCGTCTAGTCAATGACAAATTTATCAATGAAAAGGATTCGTTTGATATATGTTATTCCATCCCATACTTGAGTCCCCAAAGAAGATTTTCTGTCGATGTTGATGATGACGACGACAATAAGGACGATGAGGACAATGagagtgatgatgatgatgacgatgaggacgaggatgaggatgaggataAGGATGACAACAACGACGACGACGAcaacgacgacgacgacgacgacgatgaTGATGACCAAGACAGCGCACCTCCAAAAAATAAGGATTGA